Proteins encoded by one window of Pseudomonas sp. PSKL.D1:
- a CDS encoding alpha/beta hydrolase produces MKPITRTFSECCRRLALGLMLLGLGGCSSLLFYPEPGQPFTPERAKLEYRDLTLVTSDGIRLHGWWLPAKAGVAVKGTVLHLHGNGGNLPGHLGGSYWLPEQGYQVLMIDYRGYGLSQGKPGLPEVYEDIAAAMAWLDQAPEVKGKPLVLLGQSLGGAMAIHYLAAHPDQRQRFSALVFDGVPASYRAVGRYALSTSWLTWPLQVPLSWLVPDGDSAIRSIEQLSSPPKLFFHSIDDNLVPMDNGIRLYQHAPPPRVLQLTRGGHVQTFADPTWRQVMLRFLDDPSHFNGLRRLAEVPNYPDEKNKQ; encoded by the coding sequence TTGAAGCCGATTACGCGAACATTCTCTGAGTGCTGCCGCCGCTTGGCCCTGGGGCTGATGCTGCTGGGGCTGGGCGGGTGCAGCAGCCTGCTGTTCTACCCGGAGCCTGGCCAGCCATTCACGCCGGAGCGGGCCAAGCTTGAGTACCGCGACCTCACCTTGGTCACCTCGGATGGCATAAGGCTGCACGGTTGGTGGCTGCCGGCCAAGGCTGGGGTGGCGGTCAAAGGCACAGTGCTGCACCTGCATGGCAATGGTGGCAACCTGCCTGGGCACTTGGGCGGCAGCTACTGGTTGCCGGAGCAGGGCTATCAGGTGCTGATGATTGACTATCGTGGCTATGGCCTGTCGCAGGGCAAACCTGGCCTGCCGGAAGTCTACGAGGACATCGCCGCCGCCATGGCGTGGCTCGACCAGGCCCCGGAAGTAAAGGGCAAACCGCTGGTGCTGCTGGGGCAGAGCCTGGGTGGCGCGATGGCCATTCATTACCTGGCAGCCCACCCCGATCAGCGTCAGCGCTTCAGTGCGCTGGTGTTCGATGGTGTGCCCGCCAGTTATCGCGCAGTGGGGCGTTACGCCCTGAGCACTTCGTGGCTGACCTGGCCGTTGCAAGTGCCTTTGTCGTGGCTGGTGCCGGACGGCGACAGTGCGATTCGTTCGATCGAGCAACTGAGCAGCCCGCCGAAGCTCTTCTTCCATAGCATCGACGACAACCTGGTACCGATGGACAACGGCATCCGCCTGTACCAGCACGCGCCGCCCCCACGGGTGTTGCAACTGACCCGGGGCGGCCACGTGCAGACCTTCGCCGACCCGACCTGGCGCCAGGTGATGCTGCGTTTTCTGGACGACCCCAGCCATTTCAACGGCCTGCGGCGGCTTGCCGAAGTGCCTAACTACCCAGACGAGAAGAACAAGCAATGA
- a CDS encoding flavohemoglobin expression-modulating QEGLA motif protein, with protein sequence MRPAQVSGSRKESPVDEYQQTIRTLSDRIVAAQTPIRVLDAVKWDENIRQGFLKAKGKEPPAIDRDYYLGRPLSFDSNAVKAEFQAIERDIIRQLGQFNPVGQIMKRMCREYRMVVRMLEARGTEDFGLISQELYGAASDAFHAGDPTLADLGLMLSDYLNNIDGRGDLKDEPKNLTAKEAVEILQRRLNKVFGEAEETIRVFESDGIVADAAAGADYIKVRADAMFNNRDVRALEVHEGLVHVGTTLNGLNQPICTFLAKGPPSSTVTQEGLAILMEVIAFASYPSRLRKLTNRTRAIHMVEEGADFMQVFAFFREQGFEMAQSYSNASRVFRGSVPNGLPFTKDLSYLKGFIMVYNYIQLAVKKGKLEQIPLLFCGKTTLEDMRTLRQLVEEGLVEPPKYLPEQFRDLNALSAWMCFSNFLNHLSLDRIEADYANIL encoded by the coding sequence ATGAGGCCGGCACAGGTATCCGGTTCAAGAAAGGAGTCCCCGGTGGACGAATACCAACAAACCATCCGCACCCTGTCCGACCGTATCGTCGCGGCCCAGACCCCGATCCGCGTACTGGATGCCGTGAAATGGGACGAAAACATCCGCCAGGGCTTCCTCAAGGCCAAGGGCAAAGAGCCGCCTGCCATCGATCGTGACTATTACCTGGGCCGACCATTGTCGTTCGACTCGAACGCGGTCAAGGCAGAGTTCCAGGCGATCGAGCGCGACATCATCCGCCAGCTTGGCCAGTTCAACCCGGTCGGGCAGATCATGAAGCGCATGTGCCGTGAATACCGCATGGTGGTGCGCATGCTCGAAGCCCGCGGTACCGAGGACTTCGGGCTGATTTCCCAGGAACTGTACGGCGCCGCGTCCGACGCCTTCCACGCCGGTGACCCGACCCTGGCTGACTTGGGCCTGATGCTGTCCGATTACCTGAACAACATTGACGGCCGTGGCGACCTGAAGGACGAGCCGAAGAACCTGACCGCCAAAGAGGCGGTTGAAATCCTCCAGCGCCGCCTGAACAAGGTGTTCGGCGAGGCTGAGGAAACCATCCGCGTGTTCGAGTCCGACGGCATCGTCGCCGATGCGGCAGCAGGCGCCGACTACATCAAGGTGCGTGCCGACGCCATGTTCAACAACCGCGACGTGCGCGCGCTGGAGGTGCATGAAGGGTTGGTGCACGTGGGTACCACGCTTAACGGCCTTAACCAGCCAATCTGCACGTTTTTGGCCAAGGGCCCACCCTCGTCGACGGTGACCCAGGAAGGCCTGGCGATCCTCATGGAGGTCATTGCCTTCGCCTCATACCCCAGCCGCCTGCGCAAACTCACCAACCGCACCCGCGCCATCCATATGGTCGAGGAGGGCGCCGATTTCATGCAGGTGTTCGCGTTCTTCCGCGAGCAAGGCTTCGAGATGGCGCAAAGCTACAGCAACGCCAGCCGGGTGTTCCGTGGCTCGGTGCCCAATGGCCTGCCGTTTACCAAGGACTTGTCCTACCTCAAGGGTTTCATCATGGTTTACAACTACATTCAGTTGGCCGTGAAGAAGGGCAAGCTCGAACAGATTCCGCTGCTGTTCTGTGGCAAGACCACCCTGGAAGACATGCGCACCCTGCGCCAATTGGTGGAAGAGGGGTTGGTGGAGCCGCCCAAATACCTGCCGGAGCAGTTCCGCGACCTTAACGCCCTTTCGGCCTGGATGTGCTTCTCCAACTTCCTCAACCACCTGAGCCTGGACCGCATTGAAGCCGATTACGCGAACATTCTCTGA
- a CDS encoding TetR/AcrR family transcriptional regulator, giving the protein MPHPGAAGIATAVAESVQYQGRKTARQGSEQRRQQILDAAMRIVVRDGVRGVRHRAVAAEAEVPLSATTYYFKDIEDLLTDTFAQYVERSAAYMAKLWANTEVVLRQLLAQGDGSVQSRARLADEVARMTADYVSRQLLNRRDYLMAEQAFRQEALLCPRLAELVRAHEQILLHGARQMLQVVGSRQPEQDAQMLTAIIEQMEYQGLLKDADAQADGQMLAMLTRYLHLVLASA; this is encoded by the coding sequence ATGCCTCACCCAGGCGCCGCAGGCATCGCCACCGCCGTCGCCGAAAGCGTGCAATACCAAGGCCGCAAGACCGCCCGCCAAGGTAGCGAGCAACGCCGCCAGCAAATCCTCGATGCCGCCATGCGCATCGTCGTGCGCGATGGCGTGCGTGGCGTACGGCACCGCGCAGTGGCCGCCGAAGCCGAGGTACCGCTGTCTGCTACCACGTATTACTTCAAGGACATCGAAGACCTGCTCACCGACACCTTCGCCCAGTACGTCGAGCGCAGCGCTGCCTACATGGCCAAGCTGTGGGCCAACACCGAAGTGGTGTTGCGCCAGTTGCTCGCCCAAGGTGATGGCAGTGTGCAGTCTCGCGCACGGTTGGCCGATGAAGTGGCACGCATGACCGCTGACTACGTCTCGCGCCAGTTGCTCAACCGCCGTGACTACCTCATGGCAGAACAAGCCTTCCGTCAGGAGGCATTGCTGTGCCCGCGCCTGGCCGAGCTGGTGCGCGCCCACGAGCAGATTTTGCTGCACGGTGCGCGGCAGATGCTGCAGGTAGTCGGCTCGCGCCAGCCGGAACAGGACGCCCAGATGTTGACGGCGATTATCGAGCAGATGGAATATCAGGGCCTGCTCAAGGATGCCGATGCGCAAGCCGACGGGCAGATGCTCGCTATGCTTACCCGTTACCTGCATTTGGTGCTGGCATCGGCCTGA
- a CDS encoding pilin assembly protein, which produces MKIRELTQHWEQNAAGRMSPTSHVLHLDLESEARLAALIEMYPKRKAEELLGELVAAALTELEASFPYVQGKRVVATDEEGDPLYEDIGPTPRFLALSRHHLHDLSTPGKDSAE; this is translated from the coding sequence ATGAAAATCCGCGAACTCACGCAGCACTGGGAACAAAACGCCGCCGGGCGCATGAGCCCGACCAGCCATGTGCTGCACCTGGACCTGGAGTCCGAAGCGCGCCTGGCCGCGCTGATCGAGATGTACCCCAAACGCAAGGCCGAAGAACTGCTCGGTGAACTGGTCGCGGCCGCGCTCACAGAGCTTGAGGCCAGCTTCCCTTACGTGCAGGGCAAGCGTGTCGTCGCCACTGATGAAGAAGGTGACCCGCTGTACGAAGACATCGGCCCTACCCCGCGCTTTCTCGCCCTCTCCCGCCATCATTTGCATGACCTGAGCACACCGGGCAAGGACAGCGCGGAGTAA
- the tsaB gene encoding tRNA (adenosine(37)-N6)-threonylcarbamoyltransferase complex dimerization subunit type 1 TsaB produces MTTLLALDTATEACSVALLHDGKVTSHYEVIPRMHAQKLLPMIKQLLADAGVALSDLDAIAFGRGPGAFTGVRIAIGVVQGLAFALERPVLPVSNLAALAQGALREHGVQQVAAAIDARMDEVYWGCYQAVDGEMRLVGQESVLPPERVALPESCSGDWFGAGTGWGYADRLAVQASASNAAALPNALDILELARFAWARGEAIVAEQAQPVYLRDNVATPKAR; encoded by the coding sequence ATGACCACCCTGCTGGCCCTGGATACCGCCACCGAAGCCTGTTCCGTCGCGCTGCTGCACGATGGCAAGGTCACCAGCCATTATGAGGTCATCCCGCGCATGCATGCGCAAAAGCTGCTGCCGATGATCAAGCAGCTGCTGGCAGATGCCGGGGTGGCCCTGAGTGATCTGGACGCCATCGCCTTTGGCCGCGGGCCGGGAGCCTTTACCGGTGTGCGCATTGCCATCGGCGTGGTGCAAGGCCTGGCTTTCGCCCTGGAGCGCCCGGTGTTGCCGGTATCCAACCTGGCGGCTCTGGCTCAGGGCGCCCTGCGCGAACATGGTGTGCAACAGGTGGCGGCTGCCATCGATGCACGCATGGACGAAGTGTACTGGGGTTGCTACCAGGCCGTGGACGGCGAAATGCGCCTGGTTGGCCAGGAATCTGTATTGCCGCCGGAGCGTGTTGCGCTGCCTGAATCATGCAGTGGTGACTGGTTTGGCGCCGGTACAGGCTGGGGCTATGCGGACCGCCTGGCTGTGCAAGCCAGTGCCAGCAATGCCGCCGCACTGCCCAACGCCCTCGATATCCTGGAGCTGGCCCGCTTTGCCTGGGCACGTGGCGAGGCAATCGTCGCCGAGCAGGCGCAACCGGTTTACTTGCGCGATAATGTAGCTACGCCCAAGGCACGTTGA
- a CDS encoding DUF4398 domain-containing protein — protein MELTTIKTRLSSTPVRGLKLAALALGSSLILAGCAGNPPTEQYAVTQSAVNSAVSAGGTEFAAVEMKAAQDKFKQAEIAMHDKKYDEAKLLAQQAEWDARVAERKAQAAKAQKAVQDAREGVQDVRQEGLRSAQ, from the coding sequence ATGGAACTGACCACTATCAAAACCCGCCTTTCGTCCACCCCCGTGCGCGGCCTCAAACTGGCTGCACTGGCCCTGGGCAGCAGCCTGATACTGGCAGGCTGTGCGGGCAACCCACCTACCGAGCAATACGCCGTGACTCAGTCCGCCGTGAACTCCGCCGTCAGCGCTGGCGGCACCGAGTTCGCCGCCGTGGAAATGAAAGCGGCCCAGGACAAGTTCAAGCAGGCGGAAATCGCCATGCACGACAAAAAGTACGACGAAGCCAAGCTGCTGGCGCAACAGGCCGAGTGGGACGCACGGGTTGCCGAACGCAAAGCCCAGGCAGCCAAGGCCCAGAAGGCCGTGCAGGATGCCCGCGAGGGTGTTCAGGACGTGCGTCAGGAAGGCCTGCGTAGCGCGCAGTAA
- the adk gene encoding adenylate kinase, whose product MRVILLGAPGAGKGTQAKFITEKFGIPQISTGDMLRAAVKAGTPLGLELKKVMDAGQLVSDELIISLVKERIAQPDCANGCLFDGFPRTIPQAEAMVAAGVDIDAVVEIAVDDEEIVGRMAGRRVHLASGRTYHIQYNPPKVEGKDDVTGEELIQRDDDKEETVRHRLSVYHTQTKPLVDFYQKLSAAQNGKPKYSHIEGVGSVDAITAKVLAALS is encoded by the coding sequence ATGCGCGTAATTCTGCTGGGAGCTCCCGGGGCCGGTAAAGGTACTCAGGCAAAGTTCATCACCGAAAAGTTCGGTATCCCTCAGATCTCCACCGGTGACATGCTGCGTGCCGCCGTCAAGGCCGGTACCCCGCTGGGCCTGGAGCTGAAGAAAGTCATGGACGCTGGCCAGCTGGTGTCCGACGAGCTGATCATCAGCCTGGTCAAGGAGCGCATCGCCCAGCCGGACTGCGCCAATGGCTGCCTGTTCGACGGCTTCCCGCGCACCATCCCGCAGGCTGAAGCCATGGTCGCTGCCGGTGTCGACATTGATGCCGTGGTCGAAATCGCCGTGGACGACGAAGAAATCGTTGGCCGCATGGCGGGTCGCCGTGTGCACCTGGCCTCGGGCCGCACCTACCACATTCAGTACAACCCGCCGAAAGTGGAAGGCAAGGACGACGTTACCGGCGAAGAGCTGATCCAGCGCGACGACGACAAGGAAGAAACCGTTCGTCATCGCCTGTCGGTCTACCACACCCAGACCAAGCCGCTGGTGGACTTCTACCAGAAGCTGTCGGCCGCCCAGAACGGCAAGCCGAAGTACAGCCACATCGAAGGCGTGGGTTCGGTCGATGCCATCACTGCCAAGGTGCTGGCAGCCCTGAGCTGA
- a CDS encoding DUF72 domain-containing protein encodes MTPSPLPYFLGCPSWSENAWREYLYPADARSTDFLGLYSQVFNAVEGNTTFYARPAPGTVARWAQLMPEHFRFTAKFPGDISHVGDLREQLDSAFDFTRLMAPLGQRVAPYWLQLPAQFGPARLGELCQFLDEIGVPVAVEVRNQAFFAKGEEERMLNRLLRERGVERICLDPRALFSCSSRDTAVLDAQAKKPKVPPRPAAFSQHPQVRFIGHPELEANETFLTPWVEKVALWIEEGRSPYIFLHTSDNRLAAALAQRFHQRLMARLPGLAALPELPRTPEVEQLGLL; translated from the coding sequence ATGACACCATCACCCCTGCCTTATTTTCTCGGTTGCCCGTCCTGGAGCGAAAACGCCTGGCGCGAGTACCTGTACCCCGCCGACGCTCGCAGCACTGATTTTCTTGGCCTGTACAGCCAGGTGTTCAACGCGGTCGAGGGCAACACCACTTTCTATGCCCGCCCGGCACCCGGCACGGTTGCACGCTGGGCGCAGCTGATGCCTGAGCATTTTCGTTTCACTGCCAAATTCCCGGGTGACATCAGCCACGTCGGCGACCTGCGTGAGCAACTCGACTCTGCCTTCGACTTCACCCGCCTGATGGCGCCCCTTGGGCAGCGGGTGGCCCCTTACTGGTTGCAGTTACCTGCACAGTTTGGCCCTGCGCGCCTGGGGGAACTCTGCCAGTTTCTCGATGAGATCGGTGTGCCGGTGGCGGTGGAGGTGCGTAACCAGGCCTTCTTCGCCAAAGGCGAGGAAGAGCGCATGCTCAATCGCTTGTTGCGCGAGCGTGGCGTCGAGCGCATTTGCCTGGACCCACGTGCACTGTTCAGCTGTTCATCACGTGACACCGCCGTGCTGGATGCCCAGGCCAAAAAGCCCAAAGTGCCGCCGCGCCCGGCTGCCTTCAGCCAGCATCCGCAGGTGCGCTTCATCGGCCACCCCGAGCTTGAAGCCAACGAAACCTTTCTTACGCCTTGGGTGGAAAAGGTCGCGCTGTGGATCGAAGAAGGCCGCAGCCCCTATATCTTCCTGCACACCTCGGACAACCGCCTGGCGGCCGCACTGGCCCAGCGCTTTCATCAGCGGCTGATGGCACGATTGCCCGGCTTGGCCGCGTTGCCGGAATTGCCACGCACACCAGAGGTCGAACAATTGGGGCTACTCTGA
- the ppc gene encoding phosphoenolpyruvate carboxylase: protein MTDIDVRLREDVHLLGELLGETIRQQHGDAFLQKIEDIRHSAKADRRGAGEQLSSTLADLAEEDLLPVARAFNQFLNLANMAEQYQLIRRRDAEQPEPFEARVLPELLARLKQAGHKDDALARQLAKLDIQLVLTAHPTEVARRTLIQKYDAIAGQLAVQDHRDLTPDERQQVRERLRRLIAEAWHTEEIRRTRPTPVDEAKWGFAVIEHSLWHAIPNHLRKVDKALYDATGLRLPLEAAPIRFASWMGGDRDGNPNVTAAVTREVLLLARWMAADLFLRDVDALAAELSMQQASDALRERVGESAEPYRAVLKQLRDRLRATRAWAHASLASSQPASAEVLVDNRDLIAPLELCYQSLHECGMGVIADGPLLDSLRRAVTFGLFLGRLDVRQDAARHRDALSEITDYLGLGSYGDWSEEQRIEFLQAELKNRRPLLPAHFKPQAETAEVLATCREIAAAPGASLGSYVISMASAASDVLAVQLLLKEAGLTRPMRVVPLFETLADLDNAGPVMERLLGLQGYRAGLRGPQEVMIGYSDSAKDAGTTAAAWAQYRAQESLVRICREHQVELLLFHGRGGTVGRGGGPAHAAILSQPPGSVAGRFRTTEQGEMIRFKFGLPGIAEQNLNLYLAAVLEATLLPPPPPEPAWREVMDQLAADGLKAYRGVVRENPDFVEYFRQSTPEQELGRLPLGSRPAKRRAGGIESLRAIPWIFGWTQTRLMLPAWLGWETALNNALARGQGALLGQMREQWPFFRTRIDMLEMVLAKADAEIAKAYDERLVQPGLLPLGAHLRDLLSQSCQVVLGLTGQPVLLAHSPETREFISLRNTYLDPLHRLQAELLARSRSREAALDSPLEQALLVTVAGIAAGLRNTG from the coding sequence ATGACCGATATCGATGTGCGTTTGCGTGAAGATGTCCATCTGCTGGGTGAACTGCTCGGCGAGACCATTCGCCAGCAGCATGGCGATGCGTTCCTGCAGAAGATCGAGGACATCCGCCACAGTGCCAAGGCCGACCGTCGAGGGGCCGGGGAACAGTTGAGTTCGACCCTGGCGGACCTGGCTGAGGAAGACCTGCTGCCGGTAGCCAGGGCCTTCAACCAGTTTCTCAACCTGGCGAACATGGCCGAACAGTACCAGCTGATTCGCCGCCGTGACGCTGAGCAGCCTGAGCCCTTTGAGGCGCGGGTACTGCCCGAGTTGCTGGCCCGCCTGAAGCAGGCCGGGCACAAGGACGATGCCCTGGCCCGGCAATTGGCCAAGCTCGACATCCAGTTGGTGCTTACCGCCCACCCTACCGAGGTGGCCAGGCGCACGCTGATCCAGAAGTACGACGCCATCGCCGGCCAGTTGGCCGTGCAGGATCACCGCGACCTCACCCCGGACGAACGCCAGCAGGTGCGCGAGCGCCTGCGCCGGCTGATCGCCGAGGCATGGCACACCGAAGAGATCCGCCGCACCCGGCCTACCCCGGTGGACGAGGCCAAATGGGGCTTTGCGGTGATCGAGCACTCGTTGTGGCATGCGATCCCCAATCATCTGCGCAAAGTCGACAAGGCCCTGTACGACGCCACCGGCCTGCGCCTGCCGCTGGAGGCGGCGCCCATCCGCTTTGCTTCGTGGATGGGCGGCGACCGGGATGGCAACCCCAATGTCACCGCTGCCGTGACCCGTGAAGTGCTGCTGCTGGCACGTTGGATGGCGGCCGATCTGTTCCTGCGTGACGTCGACGCGCTGGCGGCCGAGCTGTCCATGCAACAGGCCAGTGATGCCCTGCGTGAGCGTGTGGGCGAGAGTGCCGAACCTTACCGGGCGGTGCTCAAGCAGTTGCGCGACCGGTTGCGGGCGACCCGTGCCTGGGCCCATGCGTCGTTGGCCAGCAGCCAGCCTGCCAGTGCCGAGGTGCTGGTGGACAATCGTGACCTGATTGCCCCGCTGGAGCTGTGCTACCAGTCACTCCACGAATGCGGCATGGGCGTGATCGCCGATGGCCCACTGCTCGACAGCCTGCGCCGTGCAGTGACGTTCGGCTTGTTCCTTGGCCGGCTGGATGTGCGCCAGGATGCCGCCCGGCACCGCGATGCATTGTCGGAGATCACCGATTACCTGGGCCTGGGCAGTTACGGGGACTGGAGTGAAGAGCAGCGTATCGAGTTTCTGCAGGCCGAGTTGAAAAACCGCCGACCTTTGCTGCCGGCGCATTTCAAACCCCAGGCCGAAACCGCTGAAGTGCTGGCCACTTGCCGGGAAATTGCAGCGGCACCGGGCGCATCGCTGGGGTCTTACGTGATTTCCATGGCGAGCGCGGCTTCCGATGTACTGGCTGTGCAGCTGCTGCTGAAGGAAGCTGGCCTTACTCGCCCGATGCGGGTGGTGCCGCTGTTCGAAACCCTCGCCGACCTGGACAACGCCGGCCCTGTGATGGAACGGCTGCTGGGGTTGCAGGGCTATCGTGCAGGGCTGCGTGGGCCACAGGAGGTCATGATCGGTTACTCCGATTCGGCCAAGGACGCCGGTACAACGGCAGCTGCCTGGGCCCAATACCGCGCGCAGGAAAGCCTGGTACGTATCTGCCGCGAGCATCAGGTCGAGTTGCTGCTGTTTCACGGCCGCGGCGGTACCGTGGGCCGTGGTGGCGGGCCGGCGCATGCGGCAATCCTGTCGCAGCCGCCGGGGTCGGTGGCGGGGCGCTTCCGTACCACCGAGCAGGGCGAGATGATTCGCTTCAAGTTCGGCCTTCCGGGCATTGCCGAGCAGAACCTCAACCTTTACCTGGCCGCTGTGCTGGAAGCCACCTTGTTGCCGCCGCCACCGCCAGAGCCCGCCTGGCGCGAGGTAATGGACCAATTGGCTGCCGATGGCCTCAAGGCATACCGCGGTGTGGTGCGTGAAAACCCGGATTTTGTTGAGTATTTCCGCCAGTCCACCCCCGAGCAGGAACTGGGACGCCTGCCGCTTGGTAGCCGCCCGGCCAAACGCCGTGCTGGAGGCATCGAAAGCCTGCGGGCCATTCCGTGGATCTTCGGCTGGACCCAGACCCGCCTCATGCTGCCGGCCTGGCTGGGCTGGGAAACCGCGTTGAACAATGCCCTGGCGCGGGGGCAGGGGGCACTGCTAGGGCAAATGCGTGAGCAATGGCCGTTCTTCCGCACCCGTATCGACATGCTGGAGATGGTGCTGGCCAAGGCCGATGCTGAAATCGCCAAGGCCTACGACGAACGTCTGGTGCAACCGGGGTTGCTTCCTTTAGGTGCGCACCTGCGCGACCTATTGTCGCAGTCATGCCAGGTGGTGCTGGGTCTGACCGGGCAGCCGGTGCTACTCGCCCACAGCCCCGAGACGCGGGAATTCATCAGCCTTCGCAACACGTATCTGGACCCGTTGCACCGCCTCCAGGCCGAGCTGCTGGCGCGTTCACGCAGCCGCGAAGCCGCTCTGGATAGCCCGTTGGAGCAGGCCCTGTTGGTGACGGTGGCTGGCATCGCCGCCGGTTTGCGCAACACCGGTTGA
- a CDS encoding OmpA family protein, whose product MRNYVMIPALLALSVGLAACSHDPNANLESARTNFSALQSDPQASKVAALETKDAQDWLNKADKAYMEREDSKKVDQLAYLTNQRVEVAKQTIALRTAEAELKNASAQRAQAKLDARDAQIAKLQDSLNAKQTDRGTLVTFGDVLFDFNKAELKSNAYPNVTKLAQFLQENPERKVIVEGYTDSVGSANYNQSLSERRAGAVRMALVRAGVDPARIVAQGYGKEYPVADNGSNSGRAQNRRVEVTISNDNQPVAPRAVSQVQ is encoded by the coding sequence ATGCGCAACTACGTCATGATTCCCGCCCTGCTGGCCCTGAGCGTTGGCCTTGCTGCCTGCTCCCACGACCCGAACGCCAACCTGGAATCGGCCCGCACCAACTTCTCGGCGCTGCAAAGCGACCCTCAGGCGAGCAAGGTTGCAGCGCTTGAAACCAAGGACGCCCAGGACTGGCTGAACAAGGCCGACAAAGCCTACATGGAGCGTGAGGACAGCAAGAAGGTCGACCAGCTGGCCTACCTGACCAACCAGCGTGTGGAAGTGGCCAAGCAGACCATTGCCCTGCGTACGGCCGAGGCCGAGTTGAAAAACGCCTCCGCCCAACGTGCCCAGGCCAAACTGGACGCCCGTGATGCGCAGATCGCCAAGCTGCAGGACAGCCTGAACGCCAAGCAAACCGATCGTGGCACACTGGTGACCTTCGGCGATGTGCTGTTCGACTTCAACAAGGCCGAACTCAAGAGCAACGCCTACCCGAACGTGACCAAACTGGCGCAGTTCCTTCAGGAAAACCCTGAGCGCAAGGTGATCGTCGAGGGTTACACCGACAGCGTCGGTTCGGCTAATTACAACCAGAGCCTGTCGGAGCGCCGCGCTGGCGCCGTGCGCATGGCGCTGGTGCGTGCTGGTGTAGACCCTGCTCGCATCGTGGCCCAAGGCTATGGCAAGGAGTACCCGGTGGCCGATAACGGCAGCAACTCGGGCCGGGCACAGAACCGTCGGGTGGAGGTGACTATCTCCAACGACAATCAACCGGTGGCTCCGCGCGCGGTTAGCCAGGTTCAATAA